One window of the Salvia splendens isolate huo1 chromosome 1, SspV2, whole genome shotgun sequence genome contains the following:
- the LOC121798708 gene encoding zinc finger A20 and AN1 domain-containing stress-associated protein 6-like: protein MAEEHGFQAPEGHRLCANNCGFFGSPATQNFCSKCYQDLCLKNSGDFTSVFPAPLTGVSSSPPAPVAHHAARAVVSLPEKAEIQAAPAVAQQSTANRCSTCRKKVGLIGFRCRCGVTFCGTHRYPEKHGCRFDFKSVGREAIAKANPLVKAEKLERI from the coding sequence AtggcggaagagcacggatttCAGGCACCGGAAGGCCACCGCTTGTGCGCCAATAACTGCGGATTCTTCGGCAGTCCAGCCACGCAGAATTTCTGCTCCAAGTGCTACCAAGATCTGTGCCTCAAAAATTCAGGCGATTTCACCTCCGTATTCCCCGCCCCGTTGACCGGCGTATCGTCGTCTCCTCCGGCGCCCGTAGCGCATCACGCCGCGCGGGCGGTCGTCTCCCTGCCTGAGAAGGCCGAGATCCAGGCAGCTCCGGCGGTGGCGCAGCAATCGACGGCGAACAGGTGCTCGACGTGCAGGAAGAAGGTCGGACTGATCGGATTCCGATGCCGGTGCGGCGTGACGTTCTGCGGGACCCACAGGTACCCGGAGAAGCACGGATGCAGATTCGATTTCAAGTCGGTGGGGCGAGAGGCCATCGCCAAGGCCAATCCGCTGGTCAAAGCTGAGAAGCTGGAGAGGATATGA